atttcagtatcaaattgataataataataataataagttgaaaattgtGGAGGgtaggaaaaaaagaaaaggaaaaaggcaGAAATGATTCTTCCAGGTATCCGTTACACTTTCCACttattcaatttcttcctCTCCTCCCAACGGTCATATTTCTCCTCCACAACATGACCGTTGCCCCCGCACCGTgcatgtgtatgtgtatgtatatgtatatatatatatacacatctcCAACCCTCTCTCAGAtcaccatctctctctctctctctctctctctctctctctctctctctctctctctctctcatttcaCTCAAAGATTAATTGTTTGTTCGACAAAATCAGAATGGGGTTGTCGATAGACACCACCTCCGCCGGTGAACACTCCCACCCCCACACCCACAAGGTCTTCCTCCTGACCAACTACATCCTCCTCGGCGCCGCCTCCAGCTGCATCTTCCTAACCCTCTCCCTCCGCCTCTTCCCCTCTCTCATCGGCTTCCTCTTCATCCTCCTCCAAATCATCACCATCGTCGGCGCCGTCTCAGGTTGCGCTGCAGCATCACGAGCCGCCACCTCCGCCGGTAAATTCTACGGCGCGCACATGGTAGCGACGGTGCTGACCGCCATCTTCCAGGGCTCGGTTTCTGTGCTGATCTACACGCGGCCGTCGGATTTCCTCGGCCACCTGAAATCGTACGTGAGGGAGGAGGACGGCGTGGTGATCCTGAAGCTTGCCGGAGGACTGTGCATTCTGATATTCTGCCTGGAGTGGGTGGTGCTCACATTGGCCTTCTTCCTCAACTACTACGCGTATGTGGAGAGGAGGGGCGTAAATggaaataacataaattatgGGGTGAAAAGTGGAAAAGTTCAAGATGAGGAGGATCTGAAGAGCTGGCCATGGCCTTTTCAGGtctaattgtaatttttagttttggtattcttgaaattatttgattaattttgaatttgtgttggtAATGTAATTAGCGATGGAGGTTTATCGCTGCAATTCAAAAGTAGAATAAGATTATCTTGTCTACGTCTACCAATCAAATTTCTGACAATCCCATTCTCTGCACCACGCAATTCCTACTCATTCAAATCACTCTTTTAAGGGAttcattcatttcaaattaaagattCCAAAACACACAAAGACATTTTGACCATTTTGtcaattgaatataaaaacgAATAAAAACCTAATGAGGACTACAGATTGgataattgttagacgacaTTTAATATCagaaattagtaattttctaaacaagaaataaatatttataattatatcaatccTCGTAATAGTTTAAAGAAATTTGGTAGTAACTTATTAGTTTGAGGAGATTATAAACTCTGATTTTAAAGTCCTACCAAGTATTTTCCAATATTTCCATAAGATCATCAAACAGCCTGGAACAAGGAATGCAGTTAATATAAGTAGATAAGCAGAcaaatactataaaataaagataaagagGAATGCTgcaagaagaaagagaggaaCAAAATCATCACAAGTCTTTCTATATCTACATTCAACACATAGAACAACTTTACCAAGCACAAACAGGAAAGTAAACATAACAATGGACTTCTTCTTTGACTCCATGGTGGAAAAGAGACGCGGGCGATGATGATACCTACTACATAACTTCTCTAGGTGGACGGTAACTGACCTAGTTGCAAGAAGGTTGTTCAAAGCTTGACTTCTCTACCGTAAATCCAACTGAACGGAACGGGCGATGCTTGCTTTGCCCGTGCATGTGCTCGTTCCTCCAGTCTCCTAATCCTCGGAGGCAAACCACACACATAGTCCTGAGCTTTGCGGCCCTCGCCTGAGAGGCCCGTCAGCTTCTCCACCTCCCATCTTGCCACTAGAAACTCCAGGATGTCGGCATAGTCCTTGGCTGTGTAGACTCCAAGACGCTGAGCTACAGCAGAGAAGTGGTCAAAGAGATTTTCATCTCTGCCATCATACATCAGGTGGGCTGGCATCGAGACTTTCTTCCTCATCATGTCAGCAAGAGCCAGTACTGTACCATCAGGGTCGATCTCGAAGAGCTTCTCCACAATCTTGGTGTAGGCTGTTTCGTGGCGTTTCTCGTCCGCAGCAATGATGCCGCAAATCTGGGCCAGTTTCAGGTCGCCGTGTTCCTTGGCAAGCCGAGCTGTGTTCCCGTGGGAAATGAAAGTAGCTCTCTCCTGAAATGAGGTGTAGATAAACCCGAGGTATGGGTTCTTATCTGTGCGTGGATCCTGTCAGTTAGAAACAcataaaagttaaaatgtgAAATAAAGCTGAAGAAGAACACAAAAAGTGAGCTTTCTGTTGATTATAGattctcaaaaattaatagtgaTAGCCAGATGCTGAGGGCACATGGCCACTACAGGCGTACCATCCCAGAACCGATCAGGTATTGTATCGTTTTCTCAATTTGCTTCATGTCAACACGTCCTGAAAGATAAAGATACTTGTTGAGAAGGTCACCATGCCGATTCTCTTCAGCTGTCCATGCCCTCGTCCAAATAGCCCAAGGAGTGAGGCTTGCACCTGTCTCGTCTCGGACGGCGTCAAGGGTGTTCAGCATAGTCTGATAAGTTGGAAGAGCTTCCTCTGTAATCATATCTCCAACAAGCACAACGAAATAGTCATCGGGGATTTCCTTGGTTCGTTCCCTAAGCTCCTTGACCTGTTCATCAAAGCCTTCAGAAGAGGAGTCGGGAAGAAAGTCATTTGGCTGCCAACACTTCTCAACAGGCTTTAGGAGCACCAGGATGTTGTCTTCAGCCCAGCTGTTCAGCGAATGAAAGATCTCACGCTTTTCTGGCGGCATGGGATGGGTTACTTGACCATGAACTTCCCGAGGGGGAGTGAAGGGCTTTTTCACTTTTCCATTCTCTCTGCATCAAGAAGATGAAGACTCTCAGACATGCAGCGGAATGTAAAACAAGAGCCATGGTAACTGAAACCCATTCCGTGAATCGCAAATGTGAAATGgaatccaaatataattagCCCACAGATGTACAGATTGATCAAGGTtaaggaaaaaggaagagaaCCATGTGGAAACCTGAGTGACATTTGTCAAGTTAGGGTGTTTCTGTCtagttcatttttttctttttttccttaaaccCACAGAAAGCAACAGCAagatcttaaaaataaaaatcaggttaaaaacaaattttgttCGACATCCCCATATGGGAAGTGCAGCAAGAATTTGAGGCCACATGTTGCAAGTTTTAGTAGTAGAAAGCTCTAATGccttctctttaatttttcgTGTTAAAGCTTGAGAACACCGACCTACTCTACACagtgaattaaaaatagttgaCACTTCCTTACAGACAATCCAATCAACATGTCCATACATATTAAATTCACATGTCTGCTGGTATGCGTCTGTATCATATACGATCATCTTCTCGAAACAGCACCATATACAAGCAAAAAAGGTCACTTCCCATAGTATATTACTCAGAACCACCACTTATACTTCATCTAAACCGTCTGAACAAAATGATTAACCAAAATTCATAAAGttcaaatgataaataaagaatCATCTAAGTTTTTGAACTAGAGTTAATCGtcattctcttctttctccaaTCTTTTTCGGTAGTGAGGAGGGAGGTTCAAGGATAGGACAAACTATGAACATAGCAAAAGTAATATTG
This region of Sesamum indicum cultivar Zhongzhi No. 13 linkage group LG4, S_indicum_v1.0, whole genome shotgun sequence genomic DNA includes:
- the LOC105161197 gene encoding uncharacterized protein LOC105161197 translates to MGLSIDTTSAGEHSHPHTHKVFLLTNYILLGAASSCIFLTLSLRLFPSLIGFLFILLQIITIVGAVSGCAAASRAATSAGKFYGAHMVATVLTAIFQGSVSVLIYTRPSDFLGHLKSYVREEDGVVILKLAGGLCILIFCLEWVVLTLAFFLNYYAYVERRGVNGNNINYGVKSGKVQDEEDLKSWPWPFQV
- the LOC105161198 gene encoding stearoyl-[acyl-carrier-protein] 9-desaturase, chloroplastic, with product MALKLSVAAHKMPSFAGYNLRSHRVSMASTLHSTSIENGKVKKPFTPPREVHGQVTHPMPPEKREIFHSLNSWAEDNILVLLKPVEKCWQPNDFLPDSSSEGFDEQVKELRERTKEIPDDYFVVLVGDMITEEALPTYQTMLNTLDAVRDETGASLTPWAIWTRAWTAEENRHGDLLNKYLYLSGRVDMKQIEKTIQYLIGSGMDPRTDKNPYLGFIYTSFQERATFISHGNTARLAKEHGDLKLAQICGIIAADEKRHETAYTKIVEKLFEIDPDGTVLALADMMRKKVSMPAHLMYDGRDENLFDHFSAVAQRLGVYTAKDYADILEFLVARWEVEKLTGLSGEGRKAQDYVCGLPPRIRRLEERAHARAKQASPVPFSWIYGREVKL